TCTCCCACTTCTCCTCGGCGCTCGCCACGCCGCCGACCAGCGCCACCGCCAGCGCCCCGCACCACCACAGCCTCTTCACGTTGGACATGCTTGGCTCCTCGAGATGCGTGGGGCACTCGCCAGACCGGCACACGGAGTGTGTGCATGGCTGCATAGCTTAGCCGGAAGGCCCGACTCGGCTCGACATTTGACACCGGGCAGGGCAGGAAGCGGCCCATATGAGTGGCTATCTGCCAGGACCTCCGCCCGAGCGCGGCATCTTCTGCAACCGCACCCTGAACATGCGCGCCATCAAGGCGATTGGCTACGACATGGACTACACGCTGGTCCACTACCAGGTGGAGGCCTGGGAGCGTCGCGCGTACGAGCACATCCGCCTGGGGCTGCTGGCCCAGGGCTGGCCGGTGGACCACCTGTCCTTCGACCCGGTGCTGTCCATCCGCGGGTTGATCATCGACACGGTGAAGGGCAACCTGCTCAAGGCCAACCGCTTCGGCTTCGTGAAGAAGGCCCTGCACGGCACCCGGCCCATGGACTTCGAGTCCCAGCGCGCCGAGTACGCCCGCACCATCATCGACCTGTCTGAGAAGCGGTGGATGTTCCTCAACACCCTGTTCTCGCTCTCCGAGGCCTGCATCTACGCGCAGCTCGTGGACCTGCTGGACGCGGGGAAGCTGCCGGGGCCCATGGGCTACTCGGACCTCTACGAAATCGTGCGCCGCACGTTGGATGCTGCCCACATGGCCGGCAAGCTCAAGGCGGAGATCGTCGCCGACCCGGAGCGCTACGTGCTGGCCGACCCCGAGACGGCGCTGGCGCTGCTGGACCAGCGCAGCGCGGGCAAGAAGCTGCTGCTCATCACCAACAGCGAGTGGGCCTACACCCTGCCGATGATGCACGCGGCGTTCGATCCGTACCTGCCCTCGGGCATGACGTGGCGCGAGCTGTTCGACGTGGTCATCGTCAGCGCGCGCAAGCCGGAGTTCTTCACCACGCGCTCGCCCCTGTTCGAGGTGGTGGACAAGGGCCCCGAGGCGCTGCTGCGGCCGCACGCGGGAGCGCTCAAGACGGGGGTGCCTTACTTTGGCGGCAGCGCGGTGGAGCTGGAGCGGCACCTGGGGCTGAGCGGGGATGAAATCCTGTACGTGGGCGACCACATGTTCGGCGATGTGCATGTGAGCAAGAACGTGCTGCGCTGGCGCACCGCGCTCATCC
This portion of the Hyalangium ruber genome encodes:
- a CDS encoding HAD-IG family 5'-nucleotidase produces the protein MSGYLPGPPPERGIFCNRTLNMRAIKAIGYDMDYTLVHYQVEAWERRAYEHIRLGLLAQGWPVDHLSFDPVLSIRGLIIDTVKGNLLKANRFGFVKKALHGTRPMDFESQRAEYARTIIDLSEKRWMFLNTLFSLSEACIYAQLVDLLDAGKLPGPMGYSDLYEIVRRTLDAAHMAGKLKAEIVADPERYVLADPETALALLDQRSAGKKLLLITNSEWAYTLPMMHAAFDPYLPSGMTWRELFDVVIVSARKPEFFTTRSPLFEVVDKGPEALLRPHAGALKTGVPYFGGSAVELERHLGLSGDEILYVGDHMFGDVHVSKNVLRWRTALILRELEDEVRAVASFRATEAKLAEKMVLKERLEAETCQLRLELQRRRLQYGPRSQVPEEQLLSRQAAIRVELDALDAELGPMARAASELSNPHWGLLTRAGNDKSHLARQVERYADIYTSRVSNFLFATPFVYLRSPRGSLPHDPNVPGGTPVFPSTDSTSGPNP